In the genome of Daucus carota subsp. sativus chromosome 9, DH1 v3.0, whole genome shotgun sequence, the window ATTGACCTAATCTTTTGTTGATTCATGTGCTTTTTTTTATCAGTTGGTTGCAGAAGTGTTATCAACTAATGGCCGGGTGATAGATAGATCCAGCCATCCGTGTATGTTGCGGTTTAGAAGCCTTCCGGTTAGACTTGTGAGAACATGCTTATTTAGCATACCCTTGATAATGGGTATTAGTTTCGAAACTCAAAGGATAACCATTCCAATGTTAAGGCACAAGGAAGGTTATTCAAGAACCGAAGCCATCAGAATTACAATACTTCCACGGGCTGGAACAATGTCTCTTCCACAGCTATATGAAGCTGAAATAATCATAAATTCAGAGTTGCCTTGGAAAAAAGAACTTGCTCATAGCTGGAAATGGACATTATATGTTTGGACATCTGTATACATGTACATTTTGCTTCTTATAGCTCTTGGTTGTTGGTTTAGGCCAGTCATCTTTGCAGTAATTTCATCATGTTATAGTCATAAGGACGGGGTTAGAGATGACACTATGGAAGTACGAAGAGGAAGGCCTCTGTTAGCTAAAGAATCTAGAGAGGTTTCAGAGACCTTGAGAAGGTTGAAGGAGAGTAGGAACAAGAAGAAAGAAATGCTTTTGCACGAGGGGGCACCTGAGACACAACCACAAGGTTCATCTGCCTCGAGCATTAGTGTAACTAGAGATGACAGTTCTATTACTGCTGAAGATGATAGGGACTCGGTGTCTGTTTGTTCCGATGACTGACCAAAACCTGCTGGTAAAAGTTGCTTTGTTTTTACTGCGTTCGGAAGCTGAAAGTTGTAGCATTTATTTTGCGGCTTTGCATATTGGAAATCGAGGACTCTTGTAACACTAAACTGTACAGATCTAGGCATCTAGCCAATATCCATGAAGAAACCTACACGTAAGGGCTTAGAGACTCTGAATTGCTTGTAAATTTTGGTTCTACATGGAACTGCTTGTAAATTTTGGTTCTGGGTTATAGTTCACACGGTATCTACTTGTGATGAGCATACATTACTGATATATTGACTTGTGCAGTTCTGCAGCTGTTGAAATATCATAGTCATGCACAATTAGTTCTGCAGCTGTTAAAATATCACTAGACATTAAACTTGTAATGTCTGTAATACAtatcttgtaattttatttcttcATCTGCCATGAATTCTATCTTGTAAACATTCAGATGGCTTTTGTTTTAGCTTTAGCAAAATGTCCTTCCCGATACCTTTGAAGGAAAATCTCAAATTGGATCCCAAATTGACGGGTTTGTGTGAGCTTATCCATGCGGTTATCCACTAGGaatctatttattttttgcaCCACAAATTATGTGCAAGAAGTTTTAACGATTATTATTTGGGATTAACAAGATTAGCTTTTACCGCAACATCGGCCAATAAAGGCTTAGGGTCGGGAATATACATATGGTACACCATTGATCAAACTATCTAAGATAAACCCTAAAAACctcatgaaaattaaaataacagaACCCTCTTCAGAGACTTATTTCAATTGCACTTCTAAAAGTATCATAAACCCAAGAACCTTGAAGTTGAATATCCAAATCCTGTCAAATCTAGACCTCATTTCTAAAGTATCATGTTAAAACACATTCTTTAAGAGAGTTTAGAAGTCATTAAAACCCAAATGTAAACCAAATATCAAAATTGGCATTAGATAAACTTGTATGCAATATGAACTTGTATGCGAGAGAAAACAACAAGATGATATGAACTTTTATGAAAGAGCAAACAGTAAGATGATTTGTCTTACAACTAAAATGATAAATTCTAGTAGTCTTAATATCAAAACCAACAATGAAAGCCTTCGAAGTCATTCATATATCTTACAACTGTAGGTCATCAACAATCAAGTCGATTATACCAGATATTATACGAACCTAGACAAAACAATCATCTGGTTGACAAGAAAACAGCAGAGTTTGTCTTTGTCAAGCCCAAAGGAGTTCAGATAACCTTTAATGGAGGAACGAGAGCAACAACACCTTTTTCTGGGCGAGCAAACTTTTTGTAAACAGCCTTGAGCTTACTTTCTGAAAGAGCAGCATGATAGCTAACCAAGAGCTTCACACAATCCCTGTTATATCACACAAGTGAATGTAGGCTTCAGCATTTCAGATAATAACTTCTATTTACTACTCCAGAACTAGAATATATTTTGGCTACTGCTGTAATTAAAACTTTATTAAGGAAAAACATTTACCTTAACTGATCCTCAGAGTATCCTGTGTAGTGTTTCAGTGTTTCTGTCCAAAAAGGGGATTTCTTGAGGGTACATCGTGCAGCATAAACAGCTGAAGCCGCAATCACAGACGGGCAGTATGTTACGACGGTGGTATAATGGGTCAGACCAAGTTCAGCTAGGAAAAACGTCATGTTTTCCATCTATAATCAAAAAACCAAAGTCCATCAGATTTAGGCAAAAAAAATTCAGGAAATCGACATTCCGGCATTATAGTATATGTATATTACCTCAGGATCTGATGGAACTGAAGACTTTATGTACCGAACCAGAAATACATATGGTGTTGGTACGGTCAAATACCATTCCAGCTTTGCAAGTATCGATTTCTCCATCAGCAGTACTTGTTCCCTGTTATAAGCATTGTCTGATATCGCAATGAAGTCATTAACCTGCAAATCATCCAAAACAACTTAATTACCAATTTGCATCAATATTACAACTTTGAAatgcaaataaataaataaataatactctaTCAAAGGTCTACCTCTGGTGCCCAAATTTCTTCATACTTGCATGCAATCAACATTGAGCCAACTCCTACCAGCTGTAGTTCCCTCCTTGGAACAATCTTCATCGATAGATAACGATCCACTATATTGATAGTGAGGTACAAACTTTCAGGCATGAGTTCAAACTTTCGGTGGACTTCAACAAGCCAGTCTATAAGAATAGATCTCATTTTGGAGTTGATGTCAGTTTGTGAAGGCATGTAATCATGAACTTGACCATCACCCTGCATGACAATAGTTTCACTTTCATTCACTACAACCTTAAATAGAGAACGAACAAAACCAATGGGGTTTATAGATAAGTACTTCTGTAAGCTTGTAATATTTATAGATATCATCCACATATTCAACAGCTGCTagctcatcatcaacatctgaTGCATCAATGTTTGCTATGATCTCATTCTGGGGCTTGTTAATGAGGCCACATGCAGCCTAAATTAGGACAGTAATGAGTACAGTGTTATAAACTTCACAATAATGCATACATAAACTGCAAAAATGATAatgcatataaatattatgaaacatACTTTGCTTCTAGCACTGAGAATAGATGTGAAGGCCTTCTCTGTCTTTTCCGAGTAGTCTGGTCTAGATTTTCTTCCACTACTCTTGGGCTTAATTTCTTCCTCGCAACTCAGAGTAACAGTAGGTTTTTGATCACTATCCTTTTTCTTGACAGCTGCTGCTTCCAACACAGAGGCATCCTTTCTTCCCATGACTCCATCATCAATCAATTGGATATCCTTTTGCAACATACATCACGAAGAAATTTTACAGTTCAAATAAGtattaataaacaaataaacataTACTTCATACATAAACCTTGCGTTTAACTACCTTAGGATCCTTTCCTCCTACTACTGGCAGTCCTTTTGCCACTAGTTGTGCGCATAGGCTCCTGAAAATATCCCCGAGACTTTATCAGATATAACGAGGCACttttcaaaacaaataaataaaagaaatataacaGAAAAGGAAAATGATGAAACCTTGTCATTGGCCTATTGGTCTTGATCGGGTTTTTGGGCTTCCCTGCATCAACAGCTTTGACAACATTCCCGATATCACCAAGAACCCTCCGGTTTCTTCGTTCTGCCTGTACATTCTTTTGCTTCCCTTCTACCTCTGAAATAATTTCAAACATTTTCATTAACAACATAAAAAGGACAGAAATATCCATAAGCATATAAAAACCATATAAGCTTAAACAGATTTCAAATTACTAATAATGTTTCAGAGACATCACCATTAGACAGAAGTAGTTTcacattcaaaaaaaaaatatgatggaATCAGGCTAAAGATACACTGAAGCCCGAACATCGACATCGTTCAATCATGCATATACACACCCCCTCAACTGAAAAAATTATcccaaatatatgtataaacacAATCAAACATGTATCATCACATGATCAAACAAACCCCACAAATCATTAAGAACACCAACAAGATATAACGTATCTGTGCTTacaaacaaaatcaaacaaaccccaaaataaatataattgtcCCATCAAGAAATCATCTATAGCCAATactaattttcagaaaaaacatCAATTCTCATTTATCAATCAAACAAAACCcacaaatatatgatttaaaatgtacataaacGGATACAAAAATTCAATCTCACCAAAATATCATAACTGGCAATGACAATCTTCAatagaaaatcaaaattaatatactaATCAATCAAAACCCACAAAGATAATCCCAAGATATATATCGAAAACCCCTTAATCATCACAAtcaaacaaatgaaacaaaacCCACATAGAAATCAAAAATCCCAACATAAAATTAGCaagaaaatcaacaaaaatCATTAAAACAGAGCAAGAAATCAATTAAAACGGTACCTTTATGACGCTGAGTAATCACAGCTTTAGAAGCCATCCTTTCTCAAAACTCCTGTCTTCTCTGCTtctctctcttcttttcttGCTGCGCTTCTCTCTCTATATGTATGAATATTTGTAATTGTGATTGTTGTTTTGGTTTCAAGTTTGTGAAGGCTCGAGTTTAATTTATAACGGTAACTAAACTGTAACTTGAAATTTTGGCCGTTTGATCACTTTTGATCAAAGGGTTAAAACCGTGTAGCTGAGACTATTTTTTAGGCAAACGGTTATATTAAGATTTAATTtcgtatattattatttacatacATGGATATTATATGCGTGCCAGCTTCTCGATagattgtttttgaatttaatagtCGTTGCAGTATTTCGATagattgtttttgaatttaatagcCGTTGACAGTGGTATAATTTGTActtctttataaattttttagagCAAATTTTGTTACGTCGAATAAGTTAATATTTCGgtcattaactatatatatgatatatatgatatatgatatatgatataGTAAATAATTTATCCTGTCTCAAACGGATAACAAACTCaattaatcatattattaagaggggtgtattggattaggattttaaagcatttttttgcattcttGATATCCGAggatattcgattgggattatttgaaatccttttaaatcttgaggtattcaatttagagatgcacaaaagatctgttcgggccagatccagaccgggccaaaaaaatccggatttttttcaaaccagatcgggccgggcttttttaaaaatcgggccgggccgggccgggcttttccaaaaatactaggcccggtttagttataaaaagcccggatttttcaaaaatccggattttatccgggtttttttgaaaatattaggcctgttttaggccctcgggccgggccgggccagaccgggtttttttcggatcggatttttcagatttttttccagatcggatttcagatttcggattttttgaacatctctaattcaattgagattttaaattatgctacaaaatatggtggtattcaattgggattttaaattatgctttaaaatccgatggtattcaattaggattgtttaaaatccattaaaatctgatagtattcaaatgttgatagagttttttggatttcataaaatgatagattttgtggcattcttcagtgtattttaagttctttgaaatctcatcaaaatcaatgggattttgaagcattcctatcaactctgcgacattttatcaagaattcgcacgaaatcaaaatcacatacaattcattaaaattcatagactaaaaacaatccattaaaatcccaatcaaaTACACCCCCGTAAATCAAATCAAGCAAATATATTCCCGCTAGCGAAGAGGATGGTGGAAATTTCCGATATGTCCCTAATCTAAGATTAATTTGGTCTTTTCCCTGTAGGACCAGTATAAAACGTGTAACGGATGCTTCATACCCAACCCAACAACAAAACTGACTCACAAAATTGTTGGACATGTGTTCTAAATTGTTAAACTACCTCACTCCATCTAAAATGTTTTGCTATTCGAATTCTAAAATTCGACGTTCGTAGCCTAGATTAACGATTGTTCTCGAAACTTATcactattttttgatatttgtttgaagaatttgaataattatGTTTTCGCCACTGATTAAGTCTCAGTAAAATATCCTAACCTCCTAAAAACCTCTTTACCTCTCTAATCTTTTCTTATTCGTCGTTGGAGCTTTCATCGGTTTTCACTGGTAAAAAGTCccaaattagttaaatttttctggtttttcttgttttttcaataatactcTTCACCGAATATATTCTTGGATATTAGAGTTGTTGGATTTTCAGGATTTTGATTCGGTGATAAAGCAATTAGAATGAGTCAATGACGAGTTAGGTGACTGCAATTCAGTTTTAGCCACATACAGTGTCTACATCTATTTACATTCGTTAAGGTATGGACGTGGAAATTGACACCACAATAATGATCTGACAGCATAATAAGGGAGTCCCACCAAAAATCTGACGGCAAAATTAGCGGCACGAGTTCAGAAGAAAGGTAAAAAACCAATTTCTTTTGCATTCTTTTTTCTATTGTATTAATGGGGCTGTTCAGGTtatcttaaaagaagtgacCTCTAACCTAAAATTAAAGAAGTGGTGtggaagtgagaagtaaataatttaataaggtgtttggaaaagaagtagaaactcTGAAAGAAAAACTagtattctcagcttcttaaaagtgcttctacttatttacacaaacgggtcaagaaaataAGAAGTCAAAAGCAGCTTTTGCTTCTGCAAACCAAATAGGTCCACTATATTTGCTAGCGATGCATATAACGTTTCCGTTCATCATAGCATTCCCAATAACATAGAAGTTCTCAAACCTTCCTTGGGGGATCGAACTTCTAAATGGGATCCTTAAGATCTTTCTGTTGATTGGGATTATTTCATTTTTGGACTTAGATTTCCCGTCCACAATTTGATTATCAAATTTTTAGAAGTGCCAAGATTAGCCTATGTCAACTTTGTCCCAACTCATGGAATATGATCCATGTCTTCATTATGATGTTCCATAAGAACCATGTCCCTCTTAATGATATTGTCTTTAGGAGTATTTTTCATCTTTAGGATTAGTCCTTTATCTAGACTGGGGTGGATTAATATCCAACATCACCCTAAAATCCCAATAATCTATAATCATGTATCCCTAGAAGTTTCATTTTATGATTGAAGGAAGTCATTTTCTAAACTCCAATGAAAGGGTGGAGATTAGGGTTTGTATTTTGGGGATCATTTTTCACCCGTTGTTAACATAGACAAGTACCATGTGGTTCTTGAACCAGCATATAAAGACCGCGTTGTCATGCTTCTGGGCGACAATAGAACCATTCAATCGAAAAATAGTGAATGAGGATTCCTTGAGGAAAGCTGACATCAGCTTCGTTTCTAGAGAGATTTATAATTCACTTTTCAGTTATATTGAACTTTGTTTGTTCTTGCTTAGAATTGTGTTGTTCTTTTCAGCCATTGAGGCTATTAATGACCGCTACGTTTGCGGAGAGTGTGATCACCGGATGCTGAAACAGCAAGCATGAGATCCCAATCCTCTTCTTGTGAAGATTCTGGCACTCCTCCAACACAATTAAAGCAGGAGTATGTAGTTCCGGGACCATGAAGGCAATCTGTAGATCGCCTTCACCCCTCCGTAGGGAATTACTAAGAATACACCATCTCGAGGAGCCTGCTTACATCTCGATCTCAAACCAGCATTTTTTTTAGTTATGAATGGAGGTAGGAGAGATGTCGGGAATGAAACATGGTCGTTGAAagcttataatatttttatttatattgtaacttaatatatttatatgtcaaaaacaatccaAAATAATAATCTGAATTTTGCAATGAAATTTTTGGAGTACTTTTCTAACGGTAAGCTCGCGGAGAGACTCTTAAACTACTAAATCAAGAAGTAtgttcaattgagattttaaagaatttttttatttatgaaatctAGTTGTATTCGACTtggatttgaaaaaaaatgtacGAGACTCTTGTgtattcaattagaattttaacTATCCTACAAAATATTATGGTATTCGAtcataatgtaaaattatacttaaaaatctgatgatattgaTTATCAAAGATCCATTAACTTTTAATGATATTCAAATGCATTTTTTGagaattaataaaatgatgatggattttatgagattgtttaatatatgatatattttttggaACCCTACTATAatttatgagattttgaaatacctaaataataaagatattaaatttcaaaaaaaaaataataaagattttAGTTCAATCTTGCAACATTTTTTATATAGAATATATGCGTAAAATCAAACCAACCCGTATATTAAAATGCGAGTTAAATAATGCACTAAAATGTTAGTTGAAAGTTGAAGCACCCCTAAACCTTAATTTTAGTTTGCAGAAGAAACCTCCGTCAATAGACACAAAACTCAAAACCCCATTTGTGtgtatagagagagagagagagagacagggaTATAGGAGGAAGGATGGATTTTCAAGTGGTGGTTTTGGCAGGGGGGACTTCAAAGGAATTAGTCCCTCTtgtttccaaggtatatctgtgtGTTTATATGCTTCTTCCCATCCATTTATCCTACTCATTTATTTTTACTTGTTTTTGCAGGACCTTCCCAAACCCTTACTTCCCGTTGCTAATAGGCCTGTACTCTCCTATGTTCTTGACCTTTTGGAGCAAAGTAATCTCAAAGATCTCATTGTTGtatgcctctctctctctctctctctctctctctctctctctctctctccctatctctctctccctatctccctccctctctctctctctctctctctctccctcccctctCTTTCTGATGaacttatatattttcaattaagTTCACATTAGCCCCACTCCCCCAAACACCCacatttttaacttttattactagattttgataatatttaaggCATGGGAACATTggttatttgttatttttttttttgaactttaatTTCCTGTGTATCTTGAGTCTGAGTTAATATATCTTTTTGAGGTTGACTGGGGCACGACAACTTATTGTGTTGAGGTTGACCGGGGCACGACAATGTATTGTGTTGATTAGTTTGggttatttatttgatttgtaGGTTGTTGAAGGTGAGGATGCGGCTATTCTTATTGGAAATTGGATATCAGGGGCTTATGCTGATCGCCTAAATGTTGAGGTGATTCTATCTTGTTTTATATCTTAATGTGGAAGCATTCCTGATTACATAGTCGATCAAAAGGAGAACAAAAACTGTTGCAAGATAAAAGTCACAAACCGGAGATAGTTTGTTATATGCATTTGTTGTCCTATGGACATCTTTGATTGTTATAAGTATTCTCACTAAACCAGGGTTCGGTATGGAGTGGGCTCTTTTTTATCTGGTTGATTTCTTTTACTGTGTATGATCCCTTGTCGAACATTAATGGTAATGACCATTAAAAGAGCTGGTACTCGTGGTACTCAAAATATTATGGCATCAGTAGGCATTATTGTTtcgtaaaataattttttatagtgCACTCCAGACCATTAGTTCTGC includes:
- the LOC108192352 gene encoding seipin-1, with the translated sequence MDEASSKSPSSQHTLNQNHTTQKPTWQISLTNLLKHEDYSSFSPLFSLYSTGLNFISPGILRKVARGLLGAAFLLFVVMIVAVALGVGLVGFWVEEPVFAKQNLLFDYSQVNPTAVFALGFGVEKQMEVPVGQTYYVDLLLVMPESYYNLDIGMFQLVAEVLSTNGRVIDRSSHPCMLRFRSLPVRLVRTCLFSIPLIMGISFETQRITIPMLRHKEGYSRTEAIRITILPRAGTMSLPQLYEAEIIINSELPWKKELAHSWKWTLYVWTSVYMYILLLIALGCWFRPVIFAVISSCYSHKDGVRDDTMEVRRGRPLLAKESREVSETLRRLKESRNKKKEMLLHEGAPETQPQGSSASSISVTRDDSSITAEDDRDSVSVCSDD
- the LOC108192375 gene encoding G2/mitotic-specific cyclin S13-7 isoform X2; this translates as MASKAVITQRHKEVEGKQKNVQAERRNRRVLGDIGNVVKAVDAGKPKNPIKTNRPMTRSLCAQLVAKGLPVVGGKDPKDIQLIDDGVMGRKDASVLEAAAVKKKDSDQKPTVTLSCEEEIKPKSSGRKSRPDYSEKTEKAFTSILSARSKAACGLINKPQNEIIANIDASDVDDELAAVEYVDDIYKYYKLTEGDGQVHDYMPSQTDINSKMRSILIDWLVEVHRKFELMPESLYLTINIVDRYLSMKIVPRRELQLVGVGSMLIACKYEEIWAPEVNDFIAISDNAYNREQVLLMEKSILAKLEWYLTVPTPYVFLVRYIKSSVPSDPEMENMTFFLAELGLTHYTTVVTYCPSVIAASAVYAARCTLKKSPFWTETLKHYTGYSEDQLRDCVKLLVSYHAALSESKLKAVYKKFARPEKGVVALVPPLKVI
- the LOC108192375 gene encoding G2/mitotic-specific cyclin S13-7 isoform X1, with the protein product MASKAVITQRHKEVEGKQKNVQAERRNRRVLGDIGNVVKAVDAGKPKNPIKTNRPMTSLGDIFRSLCAQLVAKGLPVVGGKDPKDIQLIDDGVMGRKDASVLEAAAVKKKDSDQKPTVTLSCEEEIKPKSSGRKSRPDYSEKTEKAFTSILSARSKAACGLINKPQNEIIANIDASDVDDELAAVEYVDDIYKYYKLTEGDGQVHDYMPSQTDINSKMRSILIDWLVEVHRKFELMPESLYLTINIVDRYLSMKIVPRRELQLVGVGSMLIACKYEEIWAPEVNDFIAISDNAYNREQVLLMEKSILAKLEWYLTVPTPYVFLVRYIKSSVPSDPEMENMTFFLAELGLTHYTTVVTYCPSVIAASAVYAARCTLKKSPFWTETLKHYTGYSEDQLRDCVKLLVSYHAALSESKLKAVYKKFARPEKGVVALVPPLKVI